One Cricetulus griseus strain 17A/GY chromosome 5, alternate assembly CriGri-PICRH-1.0, whole genome shotgun sequence genomic window carries:
- the Bdkrb1 gene encoding B1 bradykinin receptor — MASQALLEPQPSNQSQQAPSNITSCEGVPEAWDLLYRVLPGFVIAICFFGLLGNLSVLTFFLLPRRRRRHHRLTIAEIYLANLAASDLVFVLGLPFWAENIGNHFNWPFGTDLCRVVSGVIKANLFISIFLVVAISQDRYRSLVYPMTSRGYRRRRQAQATCLLIWVSGGLLSIPTFLLRSVKVVPDLNISACILLFPHEAWHFARMVELNILGFFLPLAAIIFFNYHILASLRGQKEASRTRCGGPKGSKTTGLILTLVASFLVCWAPYHFFAFLDFLVQVKAIQHCSWKEFTDLGLQLANFFAFINSCLNPLIYVFAGRLLKTRVWEHYK, encoded by the coding sequence ATGGCGTCTCAGGCCTTGTTGGAGCCGCAGCCCTCTAACCAAAGCCAGCAGGCCCCTTCCAACATCACCTCCTGCGAGGGTGTTCCAGAAGCCTGGGACCTGCTGTACAGGGTGCTGCCAGGGTTTGTCATCGCCATCTGTTTCTTTGGCCTCCTGGGGAACCTTTCAGTGCTGaccttctttctcctgcctcggcGGCGACGGAGACATCACCGCTTAACCATAGCAGAAATCTACCTGGCTAACTTGGCAGCTTCTGACCTGGTGTTCGTGCTGGGCCTGCCCTTCTGGGCAGAGAACATCGGGAACCATTTCAACTGGCCCTTTGGAACGGACCTCTGCCGGGTGGTCAGCGGGGTcatcaaggccaacctgttcaTCAGCATCTTCCTGGTGGTGGCCATCAGTCAGGACCGCTACAGGTCACTGGTATACCCCATGACCAGCCGGGGGTACCGGCGCCGGCGGCAAGCCCAAGCCACCTGTCTGCTCATCTGGGTATCAGGGGGCCTCTTGAGCATTCCCACATTCCTTCTACGCTCTGTCAAAGTCGTCCCTGACCTGAACATCTCTGCCTGCATCCTGCTTTTCCCCCATGAGGCTTGGCATTTTGCAAGGATGGTGGAGCTGAACATTTTGGGTTTCTTCCTCCCACTGGCTGCCATCATCTTCTTTAACTATCACATCCTGGCATCCCTGAGAGGGCAGAAGGAGGCCAGCAGGACCAGGTGTGGGGGTCCCAAGGGCAGCAAGACAACGGGGCTGATCCTCACACTGGTAGCCTCCTTCCTGGTCTGTTGGGCCCCCTACCACTTCTTTGCCTTCCTGGATTTCCTGGTCCAGGTGAAAGCAATCCAGCACTGCTCCTGGAAGGAATTCACAGACCTGGGGCTGCAGCTGGCCAATTTCTTTGCTTTCATCAACAGCTGCCTGAACCCACTGATTTATGTCTTTGCGGGCCGGCTTTTAAAGACCAGGGTCTGGGAACATTATAAATGA